One Burkholderiales bacterium genomic window, AGTGCAAGAGTGAATGAAGTGAAAGGGTGAATGAAGTGAAGAGGTAGCAGGTGCCGCTGAGACCGGTTTTGCTCCTTCACTCATTCACCTCATTCGCTCCTTCACCGATTTTAGGCCAGTAGCTCAATTGGCAGAGCGTCGGTCTCCAAAACCGAAGGTTGGGGGTTCGAGACCCTCCTGGCCTGCCAGGATTGGCGGGACATACAAGCGAGAGCCGGGGTAATTGAAAACATGGCAGACAAGATCAAACTGGCGGCGGCGCTGCTTCTGGTCGCTGCAGGGATAGCCGGTTATTACTATCTGGCGGATAGCGCGACCATCATTCGCATCGCGCCCATCCTGGTTGGGCTGGGGCTGGCGGCGGCGATTACCTGGTTTACCGCTCCCGGCAAGCAGTTTTATGCCTTCAGTCAGGAAGCGGTCGAAGAAACCAAAAAAGTGGTGTGGCCGACGCGCAAGGAAACTTTGCAGGTGACCGGCGTGGTTTTCCTGTTCGTGGTAGTGATGGCATTGTTCCTGTGGGGGGTGGATGCCGTCTTGCTGTGGGCGGTGAGATTGCTGATGGGGCGAAGCGAATAATGGCGAAACGGTGGTTCGTGGTTCATGCTTATTCGGGCTTTGAGAAAAGCGTGCAGCGTGCGCTTACCGATCGTATCCAGCGTTCCGGCATGCAGGACA contains:
- the secE gene encoding preprotein translocase subunit SecE, with the translated sequence MADKIKLAAALLLVAAGIAGYYYLADSATIIRIAPILVGLGLAAAITWFTAPGKQFYAFSQEAVEETKKVVWPTRKETLQVTGVVFLFVVVMALFLWGVDAVLLWAVRLLMGRSE